CTGGACTTGCTTTTCACCTCAGATTTGCATAGGGATGCATTACTTTAAGTGTTGACCAAGGCTCGTATTCCCAAGGATATTTCGGTTGACAATTTCTCGCATATAGTTGGAAATGTATTGGCTGCTAAACAAATCACTTTTTCTGATGAAGAGCTGCCTGCAGAAGGAAATGGTCATAACAAAGCCTTATATGTAGCTGTGAGGTGCAATGGAAAGATGTTGCCTAAAGTACTGATCGACAATGGGTCTGCCCTCAATATTTGTCCTTGGAGCACGTTGGTGAAGTTAGGGCTGCAAGATGTTAGGTTGAAACCCTCAGAGACCGTGGTTCGAGGATTCGATGGAGCCCAAAGGGAGTCTGTAGGGGAAGTAAATTTGGTGGTCGAAATGGGGCCTGCTCAATTTCAGATAGCCTGCCAAGTTATGCACTTTCCTAATGTCTATAATGTTTTACTCGGGCGACCGTGGATTCATAGCTCGGGTGCTGTGCCCTCTTCCTTGCATCAAGTATTGAAATTCGTGGTGAATGACCAGCTGATAACTATTTTTGCTAAAGAAGATTGCATTGTAATTGCCGATTCCGAGCTTGAGGAGGATGGTAACCGAAATGCATCAGTTTCCTCTTACCATACAGCTGATATTgtctccgtaagttggataACAAGTGAGGACTCAAAAGACGAAATGGTTTTGCCAGCGGCCAGTGTTATGATGGCCAAGGAGATGATTCGCGGAGGATATGAATTTGATAAGGGATTGGGACGCAATTTGCAAGGCATTCTGAAGCCCGTAAAACTCATCGAGAAGAAGGACCTGTTTGGTTTGGGATTCCGTCCGACCACCAGAGATATACGAGAGATGAAAGCGCGCAAAAGGGCAGAAAAGGAAGGCAAGATAGGTGCTTTAGACATTCCGCCATTACGTTATACCTTTCCAAAGCCAGCTGAAGTCATTACATCTGAGTTTAGCCCAATTGACGAAGTGGAGACGAGTCTGACTCATTTGTTTGTGGGAGCAATATCCGACAATGGCCGGTCAGATGATGCCGAATTCCCAGACATTTCCCAAGGAGCTATACACAACTGGACCGCCGAGCACCTCCCCGTGtgaaaggagtttcggtaaatctacagggggttgtcatttactaaagttcatgaaaacttttcttgcatatgtaaatAGTTCAATGAAAGTATCTCTTGCACTTATGTTTTAGCTTGTTTCCGtttttgatttggagttttatgaaaatgcataGTTTGTTTTATCATGCCGTTCATTCATGTGtctatttacttattttctcgaatttcttaattctttcagatggccaaaagtaaaattatttgaccctttggatatcactgttctggaatctgatgatgacaatctctatatcactcacgattTGGAAGTTACGGAATCCGAAtttcaaagcgagagtgatagtgaggaagtgtttgattctttttcaaaagatcttgaacaatatgaggagaaaTCTAAACCGAACCTAGAAGAAACAGAAGTTGTTAACATTGGTACTGAGACTGAGGTTAAGGAAATACAAATCAGCATTCATTTGAATAAAAAGCAGAAAGAGGAGATGATTGAATTTTTATCTATGTTTCAAGATGTGTTTGCATGGTCTTATGATGACATGACTGGTATTTCGACCGATGTAGTGGTGCACAGATTACCCACAAACCCAGTTTTCCCACCAGTAAAGTAAAAACCCcgtaaattcaaaccagatatgagcctcaaaataaaagaacaaattgaaaagcagcttAAGACTAATATCATCATTGTATCCCATTACCCTGTTTGGCTATCCAATCCAGTCCCCGTTccaaagaaaaatggtgaagtaTGAGTCTGTGTCgactatagagaccttaataaGGCCAGCCCTAAAGATGACTTTCCTTTGCCAAATATCCATATCATTCTAGACAACACGGCCGGGCATGAAATTGAATCTTTCTGTGATTGTTTTGCTGGATACCATCAGATCTTAATGGTTGAGGAGGATAGAGAAAAGGCTGCTTTTATCACCCCTTGGGGCACCTTTTGCTATCGAGTAATGCCGTTCGGTTTAAAGAACGCCGGAGCCACTTATCAACGGACTATGACTACTTTGTTTCATGACATGATCCACAAGGAGATGGaagtctacgtggatgacattatAATCAAATCCAAGAAAGTCGAGGACCATTTGGTGGATTTAAGGAAGTTGTTTGAAAGGTTGcgaaagtacaatttgaagttgAATCCTGCTAAGTGCGCCTTTGGAGCACCAGCTGGTAAATTGTTAGGCTTCATTGTCAGTAAAAAGGGCATAGAAATAGACCCGGTAAAGATCAGGGCAATTCGAGACATGCCAGTGCCGAAGACGCAGAGGGATGTAAAAAGCTTTTTGGGGAAGATTAACTTCATTGGAAGATTCATTGCCCAATTAACGGCGACGTGTGAGCCACTGTTCAAGTTGTTGAAAAAGAATGTGTCGTTGTActggaatgaggagtgccaacaagcttttgacaagattaaagattatttgctgCAGCCTCCGGTCCTAGTGCCACCCAAACCGGGCCAGCCATTGATCATGTACTTATCTGTGCTCGAcggagcagtagggtgtgttctgGGGCAGCACGATGACTCGGAAAGGAAATAGCAAGCCATCTACTATCTTAGCAAGAAATTCACGCAGTATGAGGCTAATTATTTGTttattgagaaaagctgctgtgcattggcctgggcagctcAGAAATTAAAACACTACCTGCTAAGTCATACTACCTATCTCATCTCCCGCTCCGATCCTTTGAAATACCTCTTGGAAAAGTCGATGCCAACTGGGCGTCTGGCCAAATGGCAGATGATTCATTCAGagtttgatattgttttcacttcgCAAAAAGccgtcaaggggcaagctataaccgatcatttggcagaaaatccaaAGGACGATGATTATCAACCGCTCCATACTTATTTTCCTGATGAAAAGGTTTTATTTGTTGGTGCCGTAGAAGACATGAGCGAGCAGTGCCCTGAGTGGAGATTGTTTTTCGATGGTGCGGCCAATTTTTTTGGAGTTGGGATAGGAGCAGTTCTTGTATCCCTAGAAGGGAAACATTACCCTGGAGCCGCTAATTTGCAATTTGCTTGCACAAATAATATGGCCGAGTATGAAGCATGTATTTTTGGTCTTaaaatggctttggaaatgGAGGTTAGGGAGTTAATAGccttcagtgattcagatttacTCGTGCACCAAACATTGAAGcaatggataaccaaagattcaaagatTCTGCCATACCATTGTAATTTGCTTAATTTGGCTAGACAATTTCAACGTTTGGAGTTTAGACATCTCCCACGAGCCCGAAATGCATTTGCAGATGTTTTGGCCACCTTATCTTCTATGATATAATATCCGGACGAATTAGGAATCGAGCCTATCCGGATTCAACTCCAAGACAAGCCTGCTCATTGTTGGGTCATAGACAATTCTTCTGGCAAAAGCCCTTGGTACAATGATATTAAGAAATTCATCCAAACCGGGTCTTACCCTCCAGAAGCTAGTGCAAATGACAAGGGTTTCCTGCGCAGAATGGCCTCGaagtttttcttaaatggagagGTATTGTACAAAAGgacctcagatttgaaccttttaaggtgcatcGATGAAGATGAAGTTCAATACATGATGAAAGAGGTACATAGCGGTGTCTGCGGATCTCACATGAATGGACATTTGCTGGCAAAGAAAATTATGAGGACCGGGTATTTTTGGCTTACAATGGAACGCGATTGCATagattttgtccggagatgtattaAATGTCAAATGCATGGTGACGTCATATGCGCTCCTCCTACCGAGTTGCATAGCATGATTGCTCCGTGGCCCTgctcaatgtggggtatggacgtgattggcacaatcgatcctcctgcttcaaatggacatcgattcaTATGGGTGGCAATTGAGTACTTCACCAAATGGGTCGAAGCAGAATCATTCAAGCACGTGACTAAGAAGGTGGTGGCGAATTTCTTAAGAGATCACATCATATGCCGATTTGGGGTGCCGGAAACATTGATTAcggacaatgccaagaatctcaacaatgacatggtggaCGGGCTATGCGAACAGTTCAAAATCAGACATCGCAACTCTGCCATCTATAGACcgcagatgaatggagctgtggaggccgcaaacaagaatttgaagaagatcaTTCGCAAAATGACTGAAAAGCATCGTGACTGGCATGACAAACCCCCTTACGCACTGATGGCgtatcggacttctatccgAACATCAACTGGGGCAACACCCTACTCgctcatgtatggaatggaagccgTGCTACCTACCGAGGTCGAAATTCCGTCATTGCGTATCCTAATGGAGACCAAGTTGGAAGAAGCTGATTGGATAAAACAGCGTTATGAACAACtattcttgattaatgaaaaacGGCTTAATGCCATTTGTCACGGCCAATGCTACCAAAAGCGCATGGCCCGGGCCTACAACAAGAAGGTCCATTTGCGTACTTTTGAGGAAGGCGACAAAGTGCTGAAGCGGATTTTGCCAGTGCAAGATGAGgccaaaggcaaatttgcttcgaattggcaagggccattcattgttcaaaaggtattacctggcggagcactcattttggcagaaatggatggacaaaCATTTCCTCAAActatcaactcggacatgtgcAAGAAGTTCttcatttgattatgcaaaaCTTCTTTTAGAAATTTGTACaaatgatgaaatgcaagtcaggccatcttctttccCACTTGAAGCATTCAATCCCTAGtcgtcccttttgagccatcagactaataattttcgtttggcaacccctgaggattgcaaatcacacactggggcaaatttagttttctaaagaaaaatgcaaaaagtaaggaaaatgcagtgaaaatgcaaagagagaaaatccaatcaaactggtgcaaaattttcctcagtttttcgttcaaaattggagatgatttcaaaatgatgcaatctcaggttatttcgcacttctcatttaaaaaaaaaaatctttgctttcaagcctcaaccttcttgaaaacaccccacctgacctcattacaaaagcccaaagtcctggctttcgtcacttgttgaATTTCTATTAGGAAGTTCGCTAAtcactggcaggtgatgtccataatgccttcaccTAAacttataagggaagcgcattttactgatgccagcaatttTTAACTCACActcctgagtcgatcatggtcgagctttt
The DNA window shown above is from Coffea arabica cultivar ET-39 chromosome 5e, Coffea Arabica ET-39 HiFi, whole genome shotgun sequence and carries:
- the LOC140006910 gene encoding uncharacterized protein, which gives rise to MTEKHRDWHDKPPYALMAYRTSIRTSTGATPYSLMYGMEAVLPTEVEIPSLRILMETKLEEADWIKQRYEQLFLINEKRLNAICHGQCYQKRMARAYNKKVHLRTFEEGDKVLKRILPVQDEAKALLSPVLCIRVLGFNLLELKVVDVLVKRIELL